The genomic DNA TGGCCTACCTGCTCGAGGAGAACGGCTTTCCCATTGCGCCGGCGATCCTCGGCGTGGTGCTCGGCGGCATGCTCGAGGAGAACTTCATCACCTCGATGATCAAGTCGGACGGCAACCTGGCCGGCTTCGTGTCGCGGCCGATTGCCGCATCGCTGGCGGCCGTGGTGCTGCTGGTGTGGCTCGCACCCTTGCTCAAGAAGCTGTGGCACAGGGGCCGGCGCACCGCATCTACTGCAGCTTGAGCGACCAGGTCTCGCCCACGAGCTGCTGGCCGAAGCCTTCGTAGGGCTCGGCCTTGTCGAGCCTGAAGCCCCGCTTGGCGTAGATGGCGCGCGCGGCTTGCAGGCAGCTGTTGGTCCAGAGCACCATCCTGCGATAACTCTTGGCGCGCGCGAAGGCAATGCATTCGTCGGTGAGGCGCGCGCCCAGGCCCAGGCCGCGTGCCGACGGCGAGAGCAGCAGCAGCCGCAGCTGGGCCGTGGTGGCCGACTTGCGCACCACGAAGATCGCGCCCACGCGTTCGCCGTCGAGTTCGGCGATCCAGCACTTCTCCCACGCGGGCTGGAACTTGCGCACGAACTGCGCCACGATGTCGGCCACCAGCGCCTCGAACTCGATGTTCCAGCCGTACTCGCGCGCATACAGCTCGCCATGCTGCTGCACCACCCAGCCCATGTCGCCGGGCAGCGGGTCGCGCAGCACGATGGTGCGCGTGCGCACCGCCGGCGCCGCCGCGGGATCGAGCGTGCGCTCGATGCGCGCCATGGCATCGATCAGCTGCTGGCGCTCGTGCGCAGGCACCGGCGCGAGCAGGGCGGCTGCCTCGTCGCGCGATTTCTGTTGCAGCGGCGCGAATGCGGCGTGGCCGGCTTCGGTGAGGCGCAGCACGCTTTGCCGCGCATCGCGCGGGTGCGGCGCGCGCGTGAGCCAGCCGGCCGCCTCGAAGCGGCGCAGGATGCGGCTCATGTAGCCGGCGTCGAGCCGCAGGTCGCGGCCGATCTCGCTGGCCACGGGCGTTTCCCGGTGGGCCAGCTCGTACAGCACCCGGACATCGGTCAGCGACATGTCGCTGCCAAGATAGGGGTCGAGCACGCCGATGCGGCTCGTGTAGAAGCGGTTGAAGCGCCGGATCGCCTTGACCGCGGCGGCGTCGGGCGCGGCCGAAGCGGCTGAAATGGTTGCTGCTGTCATATTATTGATTGACTGAAGCAACCATTTAAAGGCCTTGCCGCGGGCGCGTCAACAGCCGCCAACGCGACAGAAGTGGTGGAAAACCCTAAAATCGCGGGTTGCCCACTGCTGCGCCGTGCCCGCCAAGCCGCCGCTGCCAACTTTCCCACTGATGAACGCCCCCGTCGACGTCTCCTTTTTTGCGCGTGCCGCCAAGCCGCTGACCAGCTACCGCAAGTACTGGGCGGCCCGTTTCGGCACGGCCAAATTCCTGCCGACCACGCGCAAGGAGATGGACGTGCTTGGCTGGGACAGCTGCGACATCATCGTGGTGACTGGCGACGCCTATGTCGACCATCCGAGCTTCGGCATGGCCGTGATCGGCCGCATGCTCGAGGCGCAGGGCTTTCGCGTGGGCATCATCGCCCAGCCCGACTGGCAGAGTGCCGAGCCTTTCAAGGCGCTGGGCAAGCCGAACCTGTTCTTCGGCGTGACCGCCGGCAACATGGATTCGATGATCAACCGCTACACGGCGGACCGGAAGATCCGCAGCGACGACGCCTACACGCCCGGCGACGTCGGCGGCGCGCGGCCCGACCGCGCGGCCATCGTGTATTCGCAGCGCTGCAAGGAAGCCTGGAACGACGTGCCGATCATCCTCGGCGGCATCGAAGGGTCGCTGCGCCGCATCGCGCACTACGACTACTGGCAGGACAAGGTGCGCCGCTCGATCGTGGTCGACTCGAAGTGCGACCTGCTCTTGTACGGCAACGCCGAGCGCGCCATCGTCGAGATCGCGCACCGGCTGGCGGCCCGCGAGCCGGTGCACGAGATCACCGATGTGCGCGGCACCGCCTTCGTGCGGCGCGACACACCTGAAGACTGGTTCGAGATCAATTCCACCAGTGTCGACGAACCCGGCCGCGTCGAAGCCCACGTCAATCCCTACCTGATGGTGTCCGAGCAGGCCAAGGCCAACGGCGCCACCTGCGCGAAGGAAGACGAGGCCCAGGCCGTGGCGCAGGCCGCCGAGGCAGGCGCCGCGGCGGCGAACCCGGTGAACCCCGCCATCAAGCCGCTGACCTTCGTGCCGAACCCCGCGCTCCAGCAGCGCGCGAGGATCAAGGTGCCGCCGCGCGACCGCAGCGTGATCCGCCTGCCGTCGTACGAGCAGGTGCGCGCCGACCCGGTGCTCTATGCCCACGCCAACCGCGTGCTGCATCTGGAGACCAACCCCGGCAACGCCCGTGCGCTGGTGCAGGCGCACGGCGAGGGCGCCACGGCGCGCGACGTGTGGATCAACCCGCCGCCCATTCCGCTCACCACGGCCGAGATGGACCACGTGTTCGACCTGCCGTATGCGCGCAGTCCGCATCCGCGCTACGCCGACGAGAACGGCAGCCACGACGGCGCCACCAAGATTCCCGCGTGGGAAATGATCCGCTTCAGCGTGAACATCATGCGCGGCTGCTTCGGCGGCTGCACCTTCTGCTCGATCACCGAGCACGAGGGCCGCATCATCCAGAGCCGCTCGGAAGAATCGATCATCAAGGAGGTCGAGGCCATCCGCGACAGCGTGAGCGGCTTCACCGGCACCATCTCCGACCTCGGCGGCCCCACCGCCAACATGTACCGGCTCGGCTGCAAGAGCCCCGAGATCGAGGCCGCCTGCCGCAAGCCCAGCTGCGTGTACCCGGGCATCTGCCAGAACCTGGGCACCAACCACGATCCGCTCATCAAGATCTACCGCCGCGCGCGTGCGCTCAAGGGCATCAAGAAGATCCTGATCGGCTCCGGCCTGCGCTACGACCTGGCCGTGCAGTCGCCCGAGTACGTGAAGGAACTGGTGCAGCACCATGTCGGCGGCTACCTGAAGATCGCGCCCGAGCACACCGAGCAGGGCCCGCTCACCAAGATGATGAAGCCCGGCATCGGCAGCTACGACAAGTTCAAGCAGATGTTCGAGAAGTTCTCGGCCGAGGCGGGCAAGAAGCAGTACCTGATTCCGTACTTCATTGCCGCACATCCGGGCACCAGCGACGAGGACATGATGAACCTCGCGATCTGGCTCAAGAAGAACGGCTTCCGCGCCGACCAAGTGCAAACGTTCTACCCGAGCCCGATGGCCACGGCCACCACGATGTACCACACCAACAAGAACCCGCTGCGCAAGATCACGCGCGAGAGCGAGACGGTGGACATCGTGCGCGGCGACAAGCGCCGCCGCCTGCACAAGGCCTTCCTGCGCTACCACGACGCCAACAACTGGCCGCTGCTGCGCGAAGCCTTGAAGAGCATGGGCCGCGCCGACCTGATCGGCAACGGCAAGCACCACCTGATCCCGACCTGGCAGCCGCTGACCGATGGCGGCTACACGAGCGCGCGGCGCAAGAACTCGACCTCCGCGCCGGTGGCGGCCAAGGCGTCGGCGCCGGTCAGGCTGGCACCGGTGAAGCCCTCGAAAGGCCGCATCCTCACGCAGCACACCGGCCTGCCGCCGCGGGACAACGGGTCGGCGCCGGCGACGCGCAAGGCCGCCGCCGGCCCGGTGCGCGGCAGCATCCGCAAGCCGCGCTGAGTTCAGCCCGCGAGCAGGCTCGCGGGCAGCAGCTTGCCGGTCCAGGCCGCCACGGCGGCAATATTCATCAGCACGGTGGCCCAGTAGACCGCCATGAAGCCCGTCTTGCGCGACTTGTGCCGAAAGAGCCGCTGTGCGCACCACGCGCCCGGCCATCCCCCCGCCAGCGAGAGCAGATGCAGCGTGCTTTCCGCCGTACGCCAGCGGCCGGCCTGCGCGGCGCTCTTGTCGAAGCCGTAGACGGCGAAGGTCAGCAGGCTGGCCAGCAGCAGCACGCCCAGGGCAATGGGCGGCAGGCGCGCGGTCCATACGCCATACCCGAGCAGCCCCGCATAGCCAAGGAGCAGCACGCCGATGGGCAGCATCGACGACGGGGAAGAAGAGGAGGCCGCTGTCGCGCGGCGGCCCCGCGGGTGGGCTGTGGCGCGACGTGCCCGGGGCTGCGCGGCACCCGCCGCGTGGACCGCCATCGCGCGCGGTCCCTTGCCGCCCACATGGATCTCGTCGAAGCCCAGTTCCATGCCGACCTGCGGCGTCAGCTGCCGGTCGACAAAGTCGCGCAGATGCACGAACACGTCGGCTGAACCCCCGGGGCTGCGGATGAAGCCGAACCCCCGTTCGGCCTCCCAGCGGACGAGCCGGCCTTGGCGCTTCATGGCGTGCGGGAAAAGGGAGGAGACATGGCCGCGATTCTCCCCTGCCGGGGCGGCGGCCGTCTCGTCTCTTGTGTATGGTGTGGTCCATGAGCAGTCCGTTCCACTTGCCGGCTTCATGGGGCCACACCCTGGCGGGCGCCATCCTGCTCGCGGTTTCTGTGCATGCGCTGGGGGCGTCGCCCGACTCCGCGCCCGCGCCGGCCCCGGCCGCGGCGCAGGCGCTGCGCGCCACCCATCAGCGCATGGGGGCCAAGCTCGCGCAGAGCGGTTTCGGGCGGCCGCTCCAGCTCGACTCGACGGAGACGCCGAACGGGCTGCAGGGCGACATCTATGCGGTGGTGGACCACTCGCTGCCGGAGATCAGCGCCGCGCTCATGGAGCCCTCCCGCTGGTGCGAGTTGCTCACGCTGCACGTCAACAATCGCCGCTGCCGCACCGGCACCGCGCCGCAAGGCGGCGAGATGCTGACGCTGTTCGTGGTGCGGCGCTACGACAAGCCGGTCGAGCAGGCGTTCCAGCTGCCCTTTGCCTATCGCGTGGCCAGCGCGACGCCGGAGTACCTGTCGGTCGAGATGAATGCGCCCAAAGGACCGCTCGGAACCAGCAACTACCGCGTCACGCTCGAGGCGGTGGCGCTCGACGGGCAGAGGAGCTTCCTGCATTTCAGCTACAGCTACGACCACAACATGATGGTTCGCATGGCCACCCAGGCGTACCTGGCGACCTTCGGCCGCAACAAGGTGGGCTTCACCGTGATGGGCAGGGACGCCGATGGCCAGCCCGACTACATCCGCGGCACGCGCGGGCTGGTGGAGCGCAATGCGATGCGCTACTTCCTCACGCTCGACGCCTATCTCTCTTCGGGAGCCGGCGTGCCGGCCGAACGGCGGGAGCGCTCCTGGTTCGCCGCGGCCGAGCAGTATCCGCGGCAGCTGCACGAGATCGACCTGGACACCTACCTCGCGATCAAGCGCGAGGACCGGCAGCGCGACGGCGCCGGCCGCTGAGCATCCACAGCCTCGTCTTCCTGGTTTCACTGGCTTGTCACACGCCGCGGTGCTAATCGCCGGGGCCTGTGCCTGTTGCGCAGGCGCACGACAAGGACAAGTGATGACGAAGAAGACAAGAGGATCGAGGATGGGCTGGCTGGCGCTCGCGGGTGCCGCTGCGCTGGTCGCCGCCTGCGGTGGCGGCAGCGGCGGTGGAGGAGGAGGGTGGGCATTTCCCGTGGCGGGCGGCGGCGGCACCACCAATCCGCCGGCAGCGCAATCGAAGACCGGCACCTTCCTCGACGCGGCCGTCGAGGGCCTCGGCTACACCGCGGGCGGCAGCGCCGCGGCCAGCACCAACGCGAATGGCGAATTCACCTGCAAGGACGGCGAGACCGTGGCCTTCAGCGTCGGCGCGCTCGCGCTCGGCAGTGCCGCCTGTGGTGACGCGATCACGCCGCTGACCCTGGCGGGTGGCAGCGACGTGAAGGCCGATGCGGTCGTCAATCGCCTGCTGGCGCTGCAGAGCTTCGACGAGGACCGCGATCCCTCGAACGGCATCCGGCTGGCGCCTGCGCTCAAGGCCGCGCTGACGGCGGGCGCGCTCGATTTCAGCGCCTCGGCCGAGAGCTTCGACACCGCGCTCAATGCGGTGCTCGCAGGGCTGCCCGCTCCCTACAATGCCCGCATTGTCGATCCAAGCCGCCGCATGCTGGCGCGCGAACACTTCGAAAACACGCTGGCCTCGCGCCTTGCCGCACCGGTGACCGAAGCCTTCACGCAGACCAACGCGCTCGGCACCATCGGGCTCGGCGTCACCCGCTACCAATTGCAGGCCGACGCCGCCTTCAACGTGCCCTACGAGGGCGACAACGAGAAGACCAGGGCCGACTTTCCGCAGGGCTTCCTGCCGGCCTACGGCTCGGGGCTCGCGTTCAAGGGCAAGGCGGACGACGGCACGCTCGAGTTCTATGCGATCACCGACCGCGGCCCGAACGGCGACGGCCCGACCGCGCCCGTGCCCGGCGGCAATGGCGCCACCAGCATCAGCAAGGTGTTCCCGGCGCCGTCGTTCGCGCCGAGCTTCGGCATCGTGCGCATCGGAAAGACGGGTGCGGTGCTTTCCTCGAGCCTGCCGCTCAGGCTCGATGCCGGCAGGAAGCTCAGCGGCCTGCCGCCGCAATCGGGCGTGGGCTCGACCGGCGAGACGCCGCTGACCGACCGCTACGTGTTCGATGCCGCCAAGGCGAACTACGACGCCAACGGCCTCGACCCCGAGACGCTGGTGCTCGACAAGGCGCGCAACGTGCTGTGGACCAGTGACGAATACGGCCCCTTCATCGCACGCATCAACATGGCAACCGGCGTGGTCGAGAAGAAATACGCACCGGGCAGCGGCGCTGCCGATCTGCCGCTGGTGCTTGCCCAGCGCCGTCCGAACCGCGGCATGGAAGGACTGACGCTCGATGCCGCCAGCGGCGTGCTGCACGGCTTCCTGCAGAGCCCGATCGATCCGCGCGACGGCAGCGGCAAGTCGATCAAGGCCAGGCCGCCGGGCGGCAGCAACACCGACGTGCGCCACATCGCGAAGTTCACGCGCTGGATCGCCTTCGACCCGGCCACCGAGACTTCGAAGCTCTACGCTTATCCGATCGACGGCAGCCAGTACGACAAGGACCGCACCGGCAATGCCAAGCTCGGCGACGTGGTGAGCCTGGGCAACGGCCGCTTCATCGTGATCGAGCAGGGCGCGCGCAAGAGCGACGGCAAGGTGTTCAACAAGCTGATGCTGGTGGAGCTGCCGGCCAACGCGACGGACATCGCGGCCTTCGACCACAACCTGGAGATCAGCAGCATCACGCAGGCGCCCTCGGGTACCGCCGACTATTCGAGCGTGGTCACGATGCGCAAGACCGAGCTGCTCGACCTCAACGCACTGGGCTGGCTGGCCGAGAAGGCGGAGGGCCTGACGATCGTGGACGACCGGACACTGGCGCTGGTGAACGACAACGACTTCGGCCTGGGTACGGTGCTGCTCGATGCCGACGGCAAGGCCCTGGCCGGCAGCGTCGAGGACTGCACGGCCGATGCCAGCGGCGTGCTCAGCGGCTGCCCCGCGGGCGCCACCGGCGCGCGCATCACGCGCGGCTCCGATCAGGAGCGGCCGACCCGCATCTGGCTCATCAGGCTCGACCGCAAGCTCGGCGAGCTGCGCCTGCCGGCGTCCTGAGGACGCAGGCCGCGCTGGCCGGCCGCTGCGTCAGCCGGCCAGCGTGAGCAGCGGTACGTCGCGCTCGCGGCCCATGGCGTCGAGCTCGGCGCGCGTGCGCGTTGCGAGCCAGGCGGCCAGCGCGGTGTGCGTGGCCGGCGCCATCATGTCGGGCGGCGACACGCCCGCGGCCTCGCAGAGCCGGGCCGCGAAATGCGGCTCCAGCGCCGCCACCGCCACGCGGCCGTCGGCGCAGGTATAGACGCGGTAGCCCGCGTGCGCGCCGCCCACTGCGCCCGTGGGCTGCGTGAGGCCCCAGGTGCGCGGCAGCGCCAGCCAGTCGGCCGAGGCGTTGAGCGCCACTTCGAGGTACAGCCCGTTCGCGCCGGGCGCCGTTCGCGCGTGCAGGGTGGCCTGCAGCACGGCCTCGCTCGCGAGCAGCGCGCCGCCCATGTCGGCAAAGAGCGTGGGCGGCAGCTCGGTGCCGGTGACGAGGCCGCTTTCGGCGAGGTAGGTCAGGTCGTGGCCCGGTTCCTCGGCGCGTGCGCCGGGCGCGCCGACGATCGCGACCTGCGACAGCCGCGAATGCCGCTCCTGCAACTCGGCCCAGCCGAGTCCGAGCTTGGCCAGCGCCGAGGGGCGGAACGAGGTCAGCAGCACGTCCGTCTGCGCGAGTTCCGCGTGCAGCTGCTGCCGTCCCGCCTCGGTCTTGAGGTCGGCGGTGCGGACCGCGATGCCTTCGTGCAGCGCGGCATAGGCAAGCTTGTTGTAGTGCGCCATCGGGTCGCCGGCAGGCGGCTCGAGCTTCACGCAGATAGCCCCCATGGCCCGGCAGCGCAGCAGCGCCGCGGGTCCAGGAAGGTTGAGCGCAAGGCTCAGCACGCGCACGCCCGCAAGCGGCTGGAAGGGGGAGGCTTTGGAAGTTGGCATGGGCGGATTTCCAGGGAACAGGTCGGCTGCCATTCTGACTCGGCGCGGGGAGCCGGATTTCGCAAGCCGCAGCACGGCAGCGCGCGTAGCATGTGCGATGGCGGCGCTCCCTGCCTTGGCGCTGCCGCAACGACCAAGGAGACCCACCATGTTCGAACCTTCCCTCATGAGCGGCCAGCGCATTCTCGTGACCGGCGGCG from Variovorax sp. V93 includes the following:
- a CDS encoding GNAT family N-acetyltransferase, with the protein product MTAATISAASAAPDAAAVKAIRRFNRFYTSRIGVLDPYLGSDMSLTDVRVLYELAHRETPVASEIGRDLRLDAGYMSRILRRFEAAGWLTRAPHPRDARQSVLRLTEAGHAAFAPLQQKSRDEAAALLAPVPAHERQQLIDAMARIERTLDPAAAPAVRTRTIVLRDPLPGDMGWVVQQHGELYAREYGWNIEFEALVADIVAQFVRKFQPAWEKCWIAELDGERVGAIFVVRKSATTAQLRLLLLSPSARGLGLGARLTDECIAFARAKSYRRMVLWTNSCLQAARAIYAKRGFRLDKAEPYEGFGQQLVGETWSLKLQ
- a CDS encoding YgiQ family radical SAM protein, which codes for MNAPVDVSFFARAAKPLTSYRKYWAARFGTAKFLPTTRKEMDVLGWDSCDIIVVTGDAYVDHPSFGMAVIGRMLEAQGFRVGIIAQPDWQSAEPFKALGKPNLFFGVTAGNMDSMINRYTADRKIRSDDAYTPGDVGGARPDRAAIVYSQRCKEAWNDVPIILGGIEGSLRRIAHYDYWQDKVRRSIVVDSKCDLLLYGNAERAIVEIAHRLAAREPVHEITDVRGTAFVRRDTPEDWFEINSTSVDEPGRVEAHVNPYLMVSEQAKANGATCAKEDEAQAVAQAAEAGAAAANPVNPAIKPLTFVPNPALQQRARIKVPPRDRSVIRLPSYEQVRADPVLYAHANRVLHLETNPGNARALVQAHGEGATARDVWINPPPIPLTTAEMDHVFDLPYARSPHPRYADENGSHDGATKIPAWEMIRFSVNIMRGCFGGCTFCSITEHEGRIIQSRSEESIIKEVEAIRDSVSGFTGTISDLGGPTANMYRLGCKSPEIEAACRKPSCVYPGICQNLGTNHDPLIKIYRRARALKGIKKILIGSGLRYDLAVQSPEYVKELVQHHVGGYLKIAPEHTEQGPLTKMMKPGIGSYDKFKQMFEKFSAEAGKKQYLIPYFIAAHPGTSDEDMMNLAIWLKKNGFRADQVQTFYPSPMATATTMYHTNKNPLRKITRESETVDIVRGDKRRRLHKAFLRYHDANNWPLLREALKSMGRADLIGNGKHHLIPTWQPLTDGGYTSARRKNSTSAPVAAKASAPVRLAPVKPSKGRILTQHTGLPPRDNGSAPATRKAAAGPVRGSIRKPR
- a CDS encoding DUF1294 domain-containing protein, with translation MKRQGRLVRWEAERGFGFIRSPGGSADVFVHLRDFVDRQLTPQVGMELGFDEIHVGGKGPRAMAVHAAGAAQPRARRATAHPRGRRATAASSSSPSSMLPIGVLLLGYAGLLGYGVWTARLPPIALGVLLLASLLTFAVYGFDKSAAQAGRWRTAESTLHLLSLAGGWPGAWCAQRLFRHKSRKTGFMAVYWATVLMNIAAVAAWTGKLLPASLLAG
- a CDS encoding esterase-like activity of phytase family protein; its protein translation is MTKKTRGSRMGWLALAGAAALVAACGGGSGGGGGGWAFPVAGGGGTTNPPAAQSKTGTFLDAAVEGLGYTAGGSAAASTNANGEFTCKDGETVAFSVGALALGSAACGDAITPLTLAGGSDVKADAVVNRLLALQSFDEDRDPSNGIRLAPALKAALTAGALDFSASAESFDTALNAVLAGLPAPYNARIVDPSRRMLAREHFENTLASRLAAPVTEAFTQTNALGTIGLGVTRYQLQADAAFNVPYEGDNEKTRADFPQGFLPAYGSGLAFKGKADDGTLEFYAITDRGPNGDGPTAPVPGGNGATSISKVFPAPSFAPSFGIVRIGKTGAVLSSSLPLRLDAGRKLSGLPPQSGVGSTGETPLTDRYVFDAAKANYDANGLDPETLVLDKARNVLWTSDEYGPFIARINMATGVVEKKYAPGSGAADLPLVLAQRRPNRGMEGLTLDAASGVLHGFLQSPIDPRDGSGKSIKARPPGGSNTDVRHIAKFTRWIAFDPATETSKLYAYPIDGSQYDKDRTGNAKLGDVVSLGNGRFIVIEQGARKSDGKVFNKLMLVELPANATDIAAFDHNLEISSITQAPSGTADYSSVVTMRKTELLDLNALGWLAEKAEGLTIVDDRTLALVNDNDFGLGTVLLDADGKALAGSVEDCTADASGVLSGCPAGATGARITRGSDQERPTRIWLIRLDRKLGELRLPAS
- a CDS encoding CoA transferase; this translates as MPTSKASPFQPLAGVRVLSLALNLPGPAALLRCRAMGAICVKLEPPAGDPMAHYNKLAYAALHEGIAVRTADLKTEAGRQQLHAELAQTDVLLTSFRPSALAKLGLGWAELQERHSRLSQVAIVGAPGARAEEPGHDLTYLAESGLVTGTELPPTLFADMGGALLASEAVLQATLHARTAPGANGLYLEVALNASADWLALPRTWGLTQPTGAVGGAHAGYRVYTCADGRVAVAALEPHFAARLCEAAGVSPPDMMAPATHTALAAWLATRTRAELDAMGRERDVPLLTLAG